Proteins from a genomic interval of Capsicum annuum cultivar UCD-10X-F1 chromosome 4, UCD10Xv1.1, whole genome shotgun sequence:
- the LOC107866852 gene encoding replication factor C subunit 1 isoform X1 has translation MDRYQKVEKPRVETPIDANEIRITSQGRMRSYITYAMTLLQEKESDEIVFKAMGRAINKTVTIVELIKRRIVGLHQVTSITSTDITDTWEPLEEGLLPLETTRHVSMITISLSKKELDKNAVGYQPPLPADQVKVSTDFDYDGEGSPSGGRRGRGGRGRGRSRGFAGNGFMPAEYDDGGYDRNRSYGRGRGRGRGRSFRGRGRGGYNGPQDVQLDAGFYNQEAAPMQQGRGRGRGRGTRGRGRGFRSNGPIHGGGA, from the exons ATGGATCGGTACCAGAAAGTGGAGAAGCCAAGGGTTGAGACACCCATTGATGCGAATGAGATTCGGATTACTAGCCAGGGAAGGATGCGAAGCTATATTACTTATGCTATGACCTTGCTTCAG GAGAAAGAATCAGACGAGATTGTGTTCAAGGCAATGGGCAGGGCAATCAACAAGACAGTGACAATTGTGGAATTGATTAAG AGGAGAATTGTTGGTCTTCACCAAGTAACGTCTATTACATCCactgatattactgatacatgGGAACCCCTTGAAGAAGGCCTCCTGCC TCTCGAGACCACCAGGCATGTCTCAATGATCACAATTTCTCTCTCTAAGAAGGAACTGGATAAGAATGCTGTGGG GTACCAACCGCCACTGCCAGCAGACCAGGTGAAAGTGTCAACAGATTTTGACTACGATGGAG AAGGATCTCCTAGTGGTGGACGAAGAGGCCGGGGTGGTAGAGGCAGGGGAAGGTCCAGAGGTTTTGCTG GAAATGGTTTTATGCCGGCCGAGTATGATGATGGTGGTTATGATCGCAACCGGAGCTATGGTAGGGGTAGGGGTCGAGGCAGGGGTCGTAGCTTCCGTGGCCGTGGAAGGGGAGGGTACAATGGTCCACAGGATGTCCAGCTAGATGCTGGCTTTTACAATCAAGAAGCCGCCCCCATGCAACAGGGTCGAG GCCGTGGCCGTGGAAGGGGAACTCGTGGCAGGGGACGTGGATTCAGATCCAATGGGCCGATCCATGGCGGTGGTGCTTAA
- the LOC107866852 gene encoding ribonuclease P protein subunit p25-like protein isoform X2 produces the protein MDRYQKVEKPRVETPIDANEIRITSQGRMRSYITYAMTLLQEKESDEIVFKAMGRAINKTVTIVELIKRRIVGLHQVTSITSTDITDTWEPLEEGLLPLETTRHVSMITISLSKKELDKNAVGYQPPLPADQVKVSTDFDYDGEGSPSGGRRGRGGRGRGRSRGFAGNGFMPAEYDDGGYDRNRSYGRGRGRGRGRSFRGRGRGGYNGPQDVQLDAGFYNQEAAPMQQGRELHFMWIASCWEQL, from the exons ATGGATCGGTACCAGAAAGTGGAGAAGCCAAGGGTTGAGACACCCATTGATGCGAATGAGATTCGGATTACTAGCCAGGGAAGGATGCGAAGCTATATTACTTATGCTATGACCTTGCTTCAG GAGAAAGAATCAGACGAGATTGTGTTCAAGGCAATGGGCAGGGCAATCAACAAGACAGTGACAATTGTGGAATTGATTAAG AGGAGAATTGTTGGTCTTCACCAAGTAACGTCTATTACATCCactgatattactgatacatgGGAACCCCTTGAAGAAGGCCTCCTGCC TCTCGAGACCACCAGGCATGTCTCAATGATCACAATTTCTCTCTCTAAGAAGGAACTGGATAAGAATGCTGTGGG GTACCAACCGCCACTGCCAGCAGACCAGGTGAAAGTGTCAACAGATTTTGACTACGATGGAG AAGGATCTCCTAGTGGTGGACGAAGAGGCCGGGGTGGTAGAGGCAGGGGAAGGTCCAGAGGTTTTGCTG GAAATGGTTTTATGCCGGCCGAGTATGATGATGGTGGTTATGATCGCAACCGGAGCTATGGTAGGGGTAGGGGTCGAGGCAGGGGTCGTAGCTTCCGTGGCCGTGGAAGGGGAGGGTACAATGGTCCACAGGATGTCCAGCTAGATGCTGGCTTTTACAATCAAGAAGCCGCCCCCATGCAACAGGGTCGAG AGTTGCATTTTATGTGGATTGCCTCATGCTGGGAACAGCTATGA